The nucleotide window CAGAAAGTTCTGGGGCTGCTCCTAGCACATTCAGCAGACGTGAATGCCCGGGACAAGCTATGGCAGACACCACTGCATGTGGCTGCTGCCAACCGGGCCACCAAATGTGCTGAAGCCCTGGCCCCGCTGCTGAGCAGCCTCAATGTGGCCGATCGAAGTGGGCGCAGTGCCCTGCACCATGCCGTGCATAGTGGACACCTGGAGGTAAGGACTCTGTACCAGACACTGGCTGTGGGACTTGTCTTTCCATGCCCATCCCCCTACTCCTTTACTTTCCCTAGTCTGCTTTCCCCATCAGTCCCTGTCCATGGTCCTTCCTGCCTCATATCACTTctctcctcagtttcctgagAGTGACAAACCTTTAGAATGAGATGACTAGGGATAGTGAAGGGCAGAGCTCTGAAGGGAAGTCTCCCCTGTTCTCACGCAGATGGTGAACCTGCTCCTGAACAAGGGGGCCAGTCTGAATGTCTGTGACAAAAAGGAGCGGCAGCCACTGCATTGGGCAGCTTTTCTAGGTAAGGAAGAATCTAAGTAGAAAAATGATGTTTGGCCTACATAGATAGTCCTGACTTAGAGATTTGGGGGCTCTGGGGTAGGGGGCCTGCAACAGAGTTTATTCTCTGGTCCCCTTAGCCTTGTCTTTAATTTGTTCCCCTCTTAGGACATTTGGAGGTTCTGAAGCTATTGGTGGCCCGGGGCGCAGATCCTAGTTGCAAGGACCGGAAGGGCTACGGGCTGCTTCACACAGCTGCTGCCAATGGTCAGATCGATGTGGTCAAGCACCTGCTACGGCTGGGCGCTGAGGTCAGGGACTTGGGAACTGTGGGAGAGGTTGTGTGGGGAGATAAGGTCAGCATCAGGAAGCTTGGGCACAGGGGAGATGGGGCAGGACTGACAGCCACAGATTGTGGGAGCTAAGGGCCCAAGAGGGCAGGAACTGGAGCACTGGGATTTGGATTTCTTTGGCCAGATATACCATCCTTCCTCTCTTGTCATTCCCCACCGTTCCAGATCGATGAGCCCAATGCCTATGGGAACACGGCTCTGCACATTGCCTGCTACCTGGGCCAGGATGCTGTGGCCAACGAGCTGGTGAATGCAGGCGCTAACGTCAACCAGCCCAATGACAAGGGATTTACTCCATTGCATGTGGCTGCAGTCTCCACTAATGGTGCACTCTGCTTGGAACTATTGGTCAACAATGGGGCAGATGTCAATTTCCAGGTGACCGAGGAGGAGGCTCTAGAATGGTGGAGCAGGGACCTGGCTATGGGATCACGCCGCAGGGGGTTCTGGTCTGATCTTGATTAGATGGACCTGGAAGAATCCCATGTCATTAAATTATTGAGAAAAGGTTTAAAGCCACAGTTACTCCCTTTTCTCCAGAGTTGTACACGATACTCTGCTAATCTCCAAGGAAATGTCCACTTTGGGCATTGATGTCTGCAAATATGTCCTTTGGGAGGGAATCTGGATTAGGCTCTTCTCTGTTTTATGCTGAGAGCAGTTTTGTTTTCCTcagagcaaggaaggaaagagtccCTTGCATATGGCTGCCATCCATGGGCGTTTCACCCGATCTCAGATCCTTATCCAGAATGGTATGGACCCCAGGGATTATGTTGTTCTCCTTCCCATAGGGATTCCAGATCTTTATTCCCCATGGGCTTTCCAAAGATTCTATTTTGTTGGTCACTCTTGcctgtcttctttcttttaaataaatttcattaatacctttgtttttacattttctgtatttctgtttAAATTTTCTGTATCTATATATAACAATTCTTTCTGATTCTCCTATCTCATGCTCAATCCCTTcctattactttctttttctttttttaagtaaccctcattctctctctgagaatcgatactcagtatcagttctaagacagaagagcagcaagggccaggcagttgcccagggtcacctagctatgaagtgtctgaggtcaggaccacctggctctctagccactgagccaccttgctgttccTCTGTTCCTTTTTATGACTTTTTATAGGTATGATCTCCGAAGTTTGTTACTAGCCTCAGGCCCACAGTTTGTTTCTGTCTGAGTTCGTTTTGTTTCCGTCTGTCTTTCTCAGGCAGTGAAATTGACTGCGCTGACAAATATGGGAATACGCCGTTGCATGTGGCTGCCCGCTATGGACATGAGCTGCTCATCAGCACCCTTATGACCAATGGTGCTGACACTGCCCGGTGAGCTTCCGCTCTCCCCCTCACACCTTACCGGCTGCCCCTCTCCCAGGCAGGTGGCTGCTTGGCCCAAGGGCTCACTGTTGGCCTGTGCTTTCTCTAGGCGAGGCATCCACGATATGTTCCCCCTGCACTTAGCTGTTCTCTTTGGATTCTCAGACTGTTGTCGTAAGCTTCTCTCCTCAGGTGGGTGCCGTGGGATGGTTAGCGGATGGCCAGGTAACGGGGCCTCTCTCTGACCATTGCCCAGAGGCCTGAAACGCGGGTACTCGTCCTGCTTTAGGTCAGCTGTACAGCATCGTGTCTTCACTCAGTAACGAGCATGTTCTCTCTGCTGGTTTCGACATCAACACGCCTGATAACCTTGGCCGGACCTGTCTCCATGCTGCTGCTTCTGGAGGGTGCGCTGCCTTGTTCTTGGGCTCCAGGGGAGGCCCATTTCCTCGGGCCCACTCTTTGCTACCAGCAGTGGCATCTGCAGCCAAGCTGGTCCTTCCTCAGGTGCCAGTTTTTTCCTAACCCTTTGCCACCCTCCCCCTTATAGGAATGTTGAATGTCTTAATTTGCTGTTGAGCAGTGGAGCTGACTTGAGAAGGAGAGACAAGTTTGGAAGGTGCGTGGCAGGGCAAGGTGGGCTTGGGGAACGCGGCCACGCAACATCTGATGGGGGACCCTCGTGAGGGCTGCTTTGCCTTGGCTCTCAGCAGAGTTAAGAGGTCTTCATTAATCTTTTGTCCCACTTGCTGGCTCTGCTAGGACCCCATTGCACTATGCAGCTGCCAATGGCAGCTACCAGTGTGCAGTGACACTGGTGACTGCTGGAGCGGGCATCAACGAGGCTGACTGTAAAGGCTGCTCCCCTCTGCACTACGCTGCCGCTTCCGACACCTACCGGAGGTGAGTTCCCCTCGCCCATCCACCTGGCCCTTGGCTCCTGGGCctgcctcttccctccctcctgatGGTACCCTTTGTGCCTAGAGCGGAGCCTCACTCGGCTGCCAGCCACGACCCTGAAGAGGACGAGCCACTGAAGGCGTCCCGGAGGAAGGAGGCCTTCTTGTGAGTAGTCCCTGGGGCCCCCAAGATGCCCACATCCTTTGGGTTCTTTATGTCCCATCCTGCTCCCCTGGGCTTCCCTCGTCTTTTTCCCCGGCCATACTCTGGAGGCATTGTGCTCAGCTCCAGGATCTTGTGGGCTGCAAAGCAAGGGGCTCCTGCTTCAGCTGAGATTGGAGATAGCCTAATGGGTCTACACTTAGGTAATACTCCCTAGCCTGGAGACGCTCTTAAAGAGTTGCTCCGTTTAACCCTGGTGAAGCTTGGGAAGGAAGCAGTACAAGGCAATAGAGAGattgctccattttacagaggaacaaAATGAGACTCGGagagtgactggtccagggtcacaccaccaCTGAGGGAAGAAGGCCCTCCCACTCACATTCTGCCTCCCAGTAGACCCTCAACTGAGGGACACACAAAAGAGAGGAGCCTGGGGAAGGCTGGTGTAAACAACAGGGAAGGTCTTATGAATGAGCTGTCATCTAAGTTAGCTTTGAGAGTGGAGATGGGGGAGCAAGGCCAGGAGGGAACACAGCAGGCGAGGACTCTGCCGAGGATGCATCATGGGGCACAGAGAATGCTCTAGCCTGCCTTCCTGTGAGCCCCTGTATCTGGCCCAGGCTCTAGCCCCTCCTGGTGACCTTCTCTAATGGCCTTTCTTCCCACAGCTGTCTGGAGTTTTTACTGGATAACGGTGCAGACCCCTCCCTGCGGGACAGGCAGGGTTACACAGCCGTGCACTATGCAGCCGCCTATGGCAACAGACAGAACCTTGAGCTGGTAGGTGGGGGTGGCCTGGCAGGGCCTCAGAGGCCTCAGAGCAAGAGGAGGTGGGGGCCAGGCCTTGAGAAGAAGTGAGAGGGCTCTGGGCCGCAGCCTGCGGGCAGCTCCAGATTCCTCATCGATGGCTCATCCTTTTCAGCTCCTAGAAATGTCTTTTAACTGCCTGGAGGACGTGGAGAACACCATTCCAGTCAGCCCTTTGCACTTAGCTGTGAGTCTTTCCTGTGGGCCATTTCCCTCCCTGGCTGTTCCTTTTGTTCCCCCACCCTAGTGCACAGCAGAGCCCTGAGGGCCAGCTCAGCCCAGGAGCTGGCACAATGGAGGTTTCCTCCCAGCCTACCTAGATTCTCTTTCCTGGCCTTTTTGGGGGAGTAACCTTGAGGAAAAGGGAGTTAACCAAAAATGTCAAGCCCATTTTGTGTCTAATGGTTTGGGAAACATTTTGGCAAGGTGTTTGCTAGTTGGGTCCAAGGAGTTGGCAAAGTACACCcaggattatctccattttggTTTCCATACTCTCCCAGGCCTATAATGGTCACTGTGAAGCACTGAAGACACTGGCGGAGACGCTGGTGAATCTGGATGTGAGGGACCACAAAGGCCGGACTGCGCTGTTCCTGGCCACAGAACGTGGCTCCACAGAGTGTGTGGAGGTGCTCACGGCCCATGGAGCCTCTGCCCTGGTCAAGGAGCGCAAGCGGAAGTGGACACCCCTCCATGCTGCTGGTAGGGGCCGCTCCTGCCCACAATGAGTCCCAgaaattcattcagtcattctgtACACCAGAGGGGTCAACCCGCTCAGAACCAGGTGAAAATACGATTAGAAATGTTAACTATAGCAGAGCATAGATAGTGTTAAAGTGCAATTTTCTAAGTCACTCTGCTGCCTGCAGGAACCCTTAGGTATGGTTTACTGGTGCCCCCTTTCTCTTCGGCTTTGACAGCACTGCTGGAGACCACTGGTGTGTCCATCTCAAATAGCCAAATCAGCTGCCCTCTTACAggcttagaaaaccacagattaGCATCCTCTccgttttactgtatt belongs to Gracilinanus agilis isolate LMUSP501 chromosome 5, AgileGrace, whole genome shotgun sequence and includes:
- the ANKRD52 gene encoding serine/threonine-protein phosphatase 6 regulatory ankyrin repeat subunit C, producing MGILSITDQPPLVQAIFSRDVEEVRSLLSQKENINVLDQERRTPLHAAAYVGDVPILQLLLLSGANVNAKDTLWLTPLHRAAASRNEKVLGLLLAHSADVNARDKLWQTPLHVAAANRATKCAEALAPLLSSLNVADRSGRSALHHAVHSGHLEMVNLLLNKGASLNVCDKKERQPLHWAAFLGHLEVLKLLVARGADPSCKDRKGYGLLHTAAANGQIDVVKHLLRLGAEIDEPNAYGNTALHIACYLGQDAVANELVNAGANVNQPNDKGFTPLHVAAVSTNGALCLELLVNNGADVNFQSKEGKSPLHMAAIHGRFTRSQILIQNGSEIDCADKYGNTPLHVAARYGHELLISTLMTNGADTARRGIHDMFPLHLAVLFGFSDCCRKLLSSGQLYSIVSSLSNEHVLSAGFDINTPDNLGRTCLHAAASGGNVECLNLLLSSGADLRRRDKFGRTPLHYAAANGSYQCAVTLVTAGAGINEADCKGCSPLHYAAASDTYRRAEPHSAASHDPEEDEPLKASRRKEAFFCLEFLLDNGADPSLRDRQGYTAVHYAAAYGNRQNLELLLEMSFNCLEDVENTIPVSPLHLAAYNGHCEALKTLAETLVNLDVRDHKGRTALFLATERGSTECVEVLTAHGASALVKERKRKWTPLHAAAASGHTDSLHLLIDSGERANITDVIDAHGQTPLMLAIMNGHVDCVHLLLEKGSTADAADRRGRTALHRGAVTGCEDCLAALLDHDAFVLCRDFKGRTPIHLASACGHTAVLRTLLQAALSTDPLDAVVDYSGYSPMHWASYTGHEDCLELLLEHSPFSYLEGNPFTPLHCAVINNQDSTTEMLLGALGAKIVNSRDAKGRTPLHAAAFADNVSGLQMLLRHQAEVDAIDQAGRTALMTAAENGQTAAVEFLLYQAKADLTVLDGNKNTALHLACSKGHEKCALLILAETQDLGLINATNSALQMPLHIAARNGLASVVQALLSRGATVLAVDEEGHTPALACAPNKDVADCLALILSTMKPFPPKDAVSPFSFSLLKNCGIAAAKTVGGCGALPHGASCPYSQERHGAIGLDGCYSE